A stretch of the Arachis stenosperma cultivar V10309 chromosome 6, arast.V10309.gnm1.PFL2, whole genome shotgun sequence genome encodes the following:
- the LOC130935520 gene encoding inositol phosphorylceramide glucuronosyltransferase 1: protein MMKAHRASSWSCLIVILMVFVQLGASVRTDEAYVTLLYGDEFLLGVRVLGKSIRNTGSTKDMVVLVSDGVSDYAKNLLRADGWIVEMISLLANPNRVRPKRFWGVYTKLKIFNMTNYKKVVYLDADTIVVKNIDDLFKCQKFCANLKHSERLNSGVMVVEPSETLFNDMMSKVKTLASYTGGDQGFLNSYYSDFPNAHVFEPNLSPEALKSRPIPQMERLSTLYNADVGLYMLANKWMVDENELRVIHYTLGPLKPWDWWTSWLLKPVDVWQDIRVQLAESLPGTGGGQNPKESFLVKFLFLLPFCALVICFYHSFLKNQGSSFCRSSLCDHFRRYYYKIRSTGPLTYTSISTSTINSSHQLLNGSQFKVPVYLGGISICVCFMAAVVSLGIALAIIPRQVMPWTGLLLMYEWTFTIFFILFGGYLHLIYQWGKIVASKAVSSLSQPGSSDYDSGKRHQRQASSCDATTWFYGLGMAFLAIAAPSLPFVFGITALFVRLGLMVVGGIILASFMTYASEHLAIRSFLKGLEEWDIARNRTFCFLC, encoded by the exons ATGATGAAAGCACATAGGGCATCATCATGGTCGTGTTTGATAGTGATTCTGATGGTTTTCGTTCAATTGGGAGCTTCAGTGAGGACCGATGAGGCATATGTCACTCTTCTCTACGGTGATGAGTTCTTGTTGGGCGTTCGAGTTCTCGGTAAATCCATACGTAACACTGGATCCACCAAGGACATGGTCGTTCTTGTCTCCGATGGAGTCTCCGATTATGCCAAAAACCTTCTTAGG GCTGATGGATGGATAGTTGAGATGATTAGTTTACTGGCTAATCCTAATCGAGTGCGTCCAAAGAGATTTTGGGGCGTCTACACAAAGCTCAAAATATTTAATATGACTAACTACAAGAAAG TTGTTTATCTTGACGCGGACACTATTGTGGTAAAAAATATTGATGATCTATTCAAATGTCAAAAATTCTGTGCTAATCTGAAGCATTCTGAGAGGTTGAATTCGGGAGTCATGGTGGTGGAGCCATCTGAAACCCTTTTTAATGACATGATGAGCAAAGTGAAGACTCTTGCGTCTTACACGGGAG GAGATCAAGGATTTCTCAATTCATATTACTCTGATTTTCCAAATGCACATGTTTTTGAGCCAAATTTGAGCCCAGAGGCATTGAAGTCCAGACCCATTCCTCAAATGGAGCGACTTTCAACGCTGTATAATGCTGATGTTGGTCTTTACATGCTTGCTAACAAG TGGATGGTTGATGAGAATGAACTCCGTGTGATTCACTACACACTTGGCCCTCTTAAGCCCTGGGACTGGTGGACATCATGGCTTCTGAAACCTGTTGATGTCTGGCAG GATATAAGAGTACAACTTGCAGAATCCCTTCCTGGCACGGGAGGGGGCCAAAATCCTAAAGAGAGTTTTCTTGTGAAGTTTCTCTTTCTGCTACCATTCTGTGCTCTTGTCATCTGCTTCTACCATTCATTTCTAAAG AATCAAGGGTCTTCATTTTGTAGAAGCTCGCTATGTGATCATTTCAGACGCTATTATTACAAGATTAGATCAACTGGACCACTTACATATACTAGTATTTCGACATCAACAATCAATTCGTCCCATCAG CTCTTAAATGGTTCTCAGTTCAAGGTTCCTGTCTATTTGGGAGGCATTTCCATCTGTGTCTGTTTTATGGCTGCAGTGGTGTCTCTAGGAATAGCTCTTGCGATTATTCCTCGGCAAGTGATGCCATGGACTGGTTTGCTTTTGATGTATGAATGGACATTCACAATTTTCTTTATATTATTTGGAGGTTATCTCCATTTGATTTATCAGTGGGGGAAGATTGTGGCATCAAAAGCAGTGTCGTCCTTGTCGCAACCTGGGTCTTCTGATTATGATTCAGGAAAAC GTCATCAACGACAAGCCTCATCTTGTGATGCTACTACGTGGTTCTATGGTTTAGGGATGGCCTTTCTGGCAATTGCTGCTCCATCTTTGCCTTTCGTCTTTGGAATAACTGCCCTGTTTGTTAG GTTAGGATTGATGGTTGTTGGGGGCATAATATTGGCATCTTTCATGACATATGCTTCTGAACATCTTGCCATCCGTTCATTTCTGAAAGGCCTTGAAGAGTGGGATATTGCTAGAAACAGGACTTTCTGTTTCTTATGCTGA
- the LOC130932573 gene encoding uncharacterized protein LOC130932573 isoform X1 yields MDWSFVHKTWDKWASSNVGHSGHPLKAALLINYDPTGPSRLLSTIAEQEGIKANPMELTHFLDFIKRNQLQSETFIIASNEYLVTSIHENWFSGRCINTSKPAGEGAIVIQTAAYILVALYEGSIGPASRAMAAADQLTWQLGRKNL; encoded by the exons atggatTGGAGTTTTGTGCATAAAACGTGGGATAAGTGGGCTTCCTCTAACGTTGGTCATTCTG GTCACCCTTTGAAAGCTGCTTTGTTGATTAATTATGACCCAACTGGACCCTCTCGCTTGTTATCTACCAT TGCTGAACAGGAAGGAATCAAAGCCAATCCCATGGAATTGACTCACTTTCTAGACTTCATCAAGCGCAATCAACTCCAATCAGAAACCTTCATTATTGCCTCCAATGAGT ACTTGGTGACCTCAATTCACGAGAATTGGTTTAGTGGAAGGTGCATAAACACATCAAAGCCTGCTGGTGAAGGTGCAATTGTTATTCAAACGGCAGCATATATCTTAGTTGCTTT GTATGAAGGGTCCATTGGTCCGGCATCTCGTGCTATGGCGGCTGCTGATCAGTTAACTTGGCAATTAGGACGGAAAAATCTCTAG
- the LOC130932573 gene encoding uncharacterized protein LOC130932573 isoform X2 produces the protein MDWSFVHKTWDKWASSNVGHSGHPLKAALLINYDPTGPSRLLSTIAEQEGIKANPMELTHFLDFIKRNQLQSETFIIASNEYLVTSIHENWFSGRCINTSKPAGEGMKGPLVRHLVLWRLLIS, from the exons atggatTGGAGTTTTGTGCATAAAACGTGGGATAAGTGGGCTTCCTCTAACGTTGGTCATTCTG GTCACCCTTTGAAAGCTGCTTTGTTGATTAATTATGACCCAACTGGACCCTCTCGCTTGTTATCTACCAT TGCTGAACAGGAAGGAATCAAAGCCAATCCCATGGAATTGACTCACTTTCTAGACTTCATCAAGCGCAATCAACTCCAATCAGAAACCTTCATTATTGCCTCCAATGAGT ACTTGGTGACCTCAATTCACGAGAATTGGTTTAGTGGAAGGTGCATAAACACATCAAAGCCTGCTGGTGAAG GTATGAAGGGTCCATTGGTCCGGCATCTCGTGCTATGGCGGCTGCTGATCAGTTAA
- the LOC130932684 gene encoding hypothetical protein At1g04090-like: MFGCECFWWNNNNINNTEPSQLHSSFAEPQPFSLPAPLPDWPQGGAFSSGRISLGQLEVVKITNFERVWFCTQGFIFYRPLEIPDGFHCLGHYCQSNVQPLRGYVLVAGETALEPEPEANHYSSNSPVSESPALRKPINYSLIWSAESPDGGCGYFWLPNPPAGYKAMGIVVTSIPDEPDIEEVRCVRKDLTEVCETCDLLITMDSKFSKNSFHVWNTQPYRRGMLGRGVAVGTFFCSTYADSGIVFDIACLRNLDSTLHAMPNVSQIHALIKHYGPTMYFHPDEVYLPSSVQWFFKDGALLYSQGSEKGKNIEYDGSNLPSGGTNDGLFWIDLPTDDDARDNLKKGNIESAKLYVHVKPALGGTFTDIAMWVFCPFNGPAILKVGLLNIEMSKIGEHVGDWEHFTLRVSNFTGELWSMFFSQHSGGEWVDAFDLEFIEGTNKPIVYSSKHGHASYPHEGTYLQGISISRLGIGARNDAAKSDLVVDSSTKYEIVAAEYLGAIEEPCWLQYMREWGPSIVYDSRSEIDKLIDMLPVFVRFSVENLFELFPTELYGEEGPIGPKGKANWLGDEICS; this comes from the exons ATGTTTGGGTGTGAATGCTTTTGGtggaataataataacattAATAATACTGAACCTTCTCAACTCCACTCTTCTTTTGctgaacctcaaccattctctcTGCCTGCACCTCTTCCCGATTGGCCACAAG GTGGTGCTTTTTCCAGTGGAAGAATAAGCCTTGGACAATTAGAAGTTGTAAAAATAACCAATTTTGAGAGAGTTTGGTTCTGCACACAGGGTTTCATATTCTACAGACCTTTGGAGATTCCTGATGGTTTTCACTGCCTTGGACACTACTGCCAATCCAATGTGCAGCCATTGCGAGGATATGTTCTTGTGGCTGGTGAAACTGCTTTGGAACCTGAACCTGAAGCTAATCATTATTCTTCAAATAGCCCTGTGTCAGAATCTCCGGCTCTAAGAAAGCCAATTAACTACTCTTTAATATGGAGTGCTGAGTCACCGGATGGTGGATGTGGTTATTTCTGGTTGCCAAATCCTCCGGCGGGTTATAAAGCAATGGGCATAGTAGTTACTAGCATACCGGATGAACCTGACATTGAAGAAGTTAGATGCGTGCGAAAGGATTTGACAGAAGTTTGTGAGACTTGTGATCTGTTAATAACAATGGactcaaaattttcaaaaaactcaTTTCATGTTTGGAACACACAACCTTATAGAAGAGGTATGTTAGGTAGAGGTGTAGCTGTTGGGACATTCTTCTGCAGCACCTATGCTGATTCTGGCATAGTGTTTGATATTGCTTGCCTGAGGAATCTTGATTCCACCTTACACGCCATGCCGAATGTAAGCCAAATTCATGCACTTATTAAGCATTATGGTCCGACCATGTACTTCCATCCTGATGAGGTATACTTGCCATCATCTGTGCAATGGTTTTTCAAGGACGGAGCGCTTCTGTATTCACAAGGTAGTGAGAAGGGTAAGAATATTGAGTATGATGGTTCGAACTTACCAAGTGGAGGAACAAACGACGGCTTATTTTGGATAGATTTGCCTACAGATGATGATGCCAGAGATAATCTCAAGAAGGGAAACATAGAGAGTGCAAAACTGTATGTTCATGTGAAACCAGCATTGGGAGGAACATTTACTGATATTGCAATGTGGGTGTTCTGTCCTTTCAATGGACCTGCCATCCTTAAGGTGGGTTTGTTGAACATTGAGATGAGTAAGATAGGAGAACATGTAGGTGACTGGGAGCACTTTACCCTCCGTGTAAGTAACTTCACCGGAGAGCTATGGTCAATGTTCTTCTCTCAGCATAGTGGCGGCGAATGGGTGGATGCATTCGACTTGGAGTTCATTGAAGGGACTAACAAACCAATTGTTTATTCATCAAAGCATGGGCATGCTAGCTACCCTCATGAAGGTACTTACCTTCAGGGGATATCTATATCGAGACTTGGAATCGGAGCTCGGAATGATGCTGCAAAAAGTGATCTTGTTGTGGATTCAAGTACAAAGTATGAGATTGTTGCGGCGGAGTATCTTGGAGCCATAGAGGAACCATGTTGGTTGCAGTATATGAGAGAGTGGGGTCCTAGCATTGTGTATGACTCACGTTCTGAGATAgacaagctgatagatatgctGCCTGTGTTTGTTAGATTTTCTGTGGAGAATTTATTTGAATTGTTTCCAACAGAGCTTTATGGTGAGGAGGGACCAATTGGTCCAAAGGGGAAAGCCAATTGGTTAGGAGATGAAATATGCAGCTAG